A DNA window from Candidatus Abawacabacteria bacterium contains the following coding sequences:
- a CDS encoding S-layer homology domain-containing protein, which yields MIKKLLIIGSFLLGTSGTVFASFSDVSSIHPDSTAINYLQAQNIISGSEDGKFHPELGLTRCELTKIALKTSNISLVTPQSSIFPDLPTSNWCHAYAYTARSNGILQGYPDGTFKPNNKVTEIEALKIILNSLQLRLPSVTQNLYQDVRATDWWAPYILYVRNFNLSALPNGDYYGIHNEFLRAKMARVLYRGLQVKQTNQPFSTTTSSSDFESELDSIDETMAELDEIDFDSFN from the coding sequence GTGATCAAAAAGTTACTTATTATTGGTTCTTTCTTGCTCGGCACCTCTGGTACCGTTTTTGCCAGTTTTAGCGATGTCAGCAGCATCCATCCAGACTCTACTGCAATTAACTATTTGCAAGCACAAAATATTATTAGTGGCAGTGAAGACGGCAAGTTTCATCCTGAATTGGGCCTGACTCGTTGTGAGCTAACCAAAATAGCCCTTAAAACCAGCAATATCTCTTTGGTTACACCGCAATCATCAATCTTTCCCGACTTGCCAACTAGTAACTGGTGTCATGCTTATGCTTATACCGCTCGTAGCAATGGTATTTTGCAAGGTTATCCAGATGGAACATTTAAACCAAATAATAAAGTTACTGAAATTGAAGCTTTGAAGATTATTCTTAATAGTCTACAGCTACGATTACCAAGCGTGACGCAAAACTTATATCAAGACGTGCGAGCCACTGACTGGTGGGCGCCATATATTCTCTATGTCAGAAATTTCAATCTTTCAGCTCTCCCCAATGGTGATTATTATGGCATTCATAATGAATTCCTACGAGCAAAAATGGCCAGGGTCCTTTATCGAGGACTACAAGTAAAACAAACGAATCAACCGTTCAGCACTACTACCTCGAGCAGTGACTTTGAATCTGAGCTCGATAGTATTGATGAGACTATGGCTGAACTTGATGAGATTGATTTTGATAGTTTTAATTAA
- a CDS encoding sigma-70 family RNA polymerase sigma factor has protein sequence MLLHDETDLIRKVQAGNIESFRPLYHHYITSLYRFFLYHVQHREEAEDLTSQTFFKILQSIKSFRFEAKFQTWIFTIARFTLNDHWRSVYKKGKEIPLADYLAQEIPQTEQYEPLIHSEKTVHNILRQLPRQYRKVLRYRFLKNYSIKETAHQLKLTPENVKVLQHRALKKAATIYPLLYAN, from the coding sequence ATGTTGCTTCACGATGAAACTGATTTAATCCGAAAAGTCCAGGCTGGTAATATAGAAAGCTTTCGTCCTTTATATCATCACTATATTACTTCTCTCTATCGTTTTTTCTTATACCATGTACAACACAGAGAAGAGGCAGAAGATCTTACTTCCCAGACTTTTTTCAAAATTTTACAATCCATCAAAAGTTTTCGTTTTGAAGCAAAGTTTCAGACTTGGATCTTCACAATAGCAAGATTCACCCTCAATGATCATTGGCGCAGTGTTTATAAAAAGGGAAAAGAGATCCCGTTAGCAGATTATTTAGCCCAGGAAATCCCCCAAACTGAGCAATATGAGCCATTAATCCACAGTGAAAAAACCGTGCACAATATTTTACGTCAATTACCTCGACAATACCGAAAAGTGCTTAGGTATCGTTTCTTGAAAAATTATTCAATCAAAGAAACTGCTCATCAGCTCAAATTGACTCCAGAAAATGTCAAAGTATTACAACATCGTGCCCTTAAAAAAGCTGCTACTATTTACCCTTTATTATATGCCAACTGA
- a CDS encoding inositol monophosphatase family protein yields the protein MHYRDLAISLAYQAGTIIKNNFQHNMVKEWKEDNSPVTLTDLAINQLVLDEIQAHYPSHSIMAEEGSKLQASEFVWVCDPVDGTTPFSHGIPNCVFALALVHQGKSILSTIYDPFLDRLFFAEAGQGAYLNQKRIYVNKQITLNRGLIGVVPSRRYPTLLKTIMQFARKENIHIVSLGSTIYMGMLVASGDLLASIFAGKKAHDSAALQVLIEEAGGQMTSLTGEAQPYDREVNGHLITNGQVHNDFLQVISPALPSIRNL from the coding sequence ATGCATTACCGTGATCTCGCCATCAGCCTCGCCTATCAAGCAGGGACCATTATCAAAAACAATTTCCAGCACAATATGGTTAAGGAATGGAAAGAAGATAATAGTCCCGTGACTTTAACGGACTTAGCTATCAATCAATTAGTATTAGATGAGATTCAAGCTCATTATCCTAGCCATAGCATCATGGCCGAAGAAGGAAGCAAATTGCAGGCTAGTGAATTTGTTTGGGTATGTGACCCGGTCGATGGCACCACCCCATTTTCTCATGGGATACCAAATTGCGTTTTTGCTTTGGCCTTGGTCCATCAAGGGAAAAGCATACTAAGTACTATTTATGATCCTTTCTTGGATAGATTATTTTTTGCTGAAGCTGGCCAGGGAGCTTACCTCAATCAAAAACGAATCTATGTCAATAAACAAATAACGCTTAATCGAGGGCTCATTGGGGTAGTACCTAGTCGCCGTTATCCCACACTGCTCAAAACAATCATGCAATTTGCTCGAAAAGAAAATATTCATATCGTAAGCCTAGGATCCACTATTTATATGGGTATGCTAGTAGCTAGTGGCGATTTATTAGCAAGCATATTCGCCGGCAAAAAAGCTCACGACTCAGCAGCCCTTCAAGTGCTTATCGAAGAAGCTGGTGGCCAAATGACCAGCTTAACTGGCGAAGCTCAGCCTTACGATAGAGAAGTAAATGGTCACCTCATCACCAATGGCCAAGTCCACAATGACTTCCTACAAGTGATCTCCCCTGCCCTTCCCTCCATTCGTAATTTGTAA
- a CDS encoding S-layer homology domain-containing protein: MPFKHIIAGTKVIAFWAIALLVTPLANAAFQDVRGNDWFYPYTEQLVSAGIIANNQNFFPFRSITRAELAKMATKAAEYQRILSLSPAATTFCDVEVNNWSNTFVQTLFVRGAVQGSSSGCAQRRMFHPNNSVTRAEALKILLGVYGIAVSGNGSSFSDIAGASWYAPYVTTAASIGLINNGGSFRPHANLTRAEMSKIIVKLTEYIAAHPEVANRKQTGNNEEDDENEGSEDEDTDQDEEEETSPTPAASSPMPTPSSTSSPTPTPTPTPSASPTSSTSSGRLPSGALTFYALGDSLTEGDRDEHEMGGYPLRLQNRIETLRPGSRVISIGRSGNDSGNLVEGQLSTAVSARPDAALVLIGSNDMWVDCWNDNDTSAGTIANYNDNMETIMSRLHSAGIKIFVGLVDDQARRTGAAAVCESATGRQRMTRVANGFNDIIRTKARTYNATIVDFYNSTIFYSAATLSDDGNHPNAAGYDAMANLWWNSIRPQL, encoded by the coding sequence ATGCCTTTTAAACACATCATAGCTGGGACTAAAGTAATAGCATTTTGGGCCATAGCACTATTGGTGACTCCTTTAGCCAATGCTGCTTTTCAAGATGTTCGCGGGAATGATTGGTTTTATCCTTATACGGAGCAATTAGTTAGTGCTGGTATTATTGCCAATAACCAAAACTTTTTTCCTTTCCGCTCCATTACAAGAGCAGAATTAGCAAAGATGGCCACCAAAGCAGCTGAGTATCAACGCATTCTCTCTTTGTCCCCAGCTGCTACCACTTTTTGTGATGTAGAGGTAAATAATTGGAGCAATACTTTTGTGCAAACACTTTTTGTCCGTGGAGCCGTGCAAGGATCCTCTTCAGGCTGCGCCCAAAGAAGAATGTTCCATCCTAATAATTCGGTTACTCGAGCAGAAGCATTAAAAATTCTGTTGGGAGTTTATGGGATAGCAGTATCAGGCAATGGCTCTTCATTTTCAGACATAGCGGGAGCGAGCTGGTATGCTCCTTATGTTACTACAGCAGCTAGTATTGGATTGATTAATAATGGAGGCAGTTTCAGACCACATGCTAATTTGACCCGGGCGGAGATGAGTAAAATTATTGTCAAATTGACCGAATATATTGCTGCCCATCCGGAGGTAGCGAATCGGAAGCAGACTGGCAACAATGAGGAAGACGATGAGAACGAGGGAAGTGAAGACGAAGACACAGACCAAGACGAAGAGGAGGAGACATCGCCAACACCGGCAGCTTCTTCACCAATGCCCACACCTAGCAGCACTAGCTCTCCTACTCCTACACCAACACCAACTCCATCAGCGTCACCCACCAGCTCTACTAGTAGCGGTCGTTTGCCTAGTGGCGCATTAACTTTTTATGCCTTAGGAGATAGCCTTACTGAAGGTGATCGTGATGAGCATGAGATGGGGGGCTATCCATTACGCTTACAAAATCGTATTGAGACACTGAGACCAGGTTCTCGAGTGATTAGTATCGGTCGGTCCGGTAATGATTCTGGGAATTTAGTTGAAGGACAATTAAGCACAGCGGTATCTGCCAGACCAGATGCAGCATTGGTTTTGATCGGCAGCAACGACATGTGGGTTGATTGTTGGAATGACAATGACACCTCAGCTGGAACTATTGCTAATTATAACGACAATATGGAGACGATTATGTCCCGTCTTCATAGCGCTGGCATTAAAATCTTCGTGGGATTAGTCGATGATCAAGCTCGTCGTACAGGAGCAGCTGCGGTCTGTGAATCTGCCACCGGTAGGCAAAGAATGACAAGAGTTGCTAATGGGTTCAATGATATTATTCGTACCAAAGCACGGACTTATAACGCTACTATTGTTGACTTCTATAACAGCACAATTTTCTATAGTGCAGCCACGCTCTCAGATGATGGTAATCACCCTAATGCAGCAGGTTATGATGCAATGGCCAATTTGTGGTGGAATAGCATCAGACCACAACTTTAA